From Oscillatoria sp. FACHB-1406, a single genomic window includes:
- a CDS encoding phycobilisome rod-core linker polypeptide, producing MSVKASGGSSVARPQLYQTVALSTISQAEQQDRFPDPGELGQLNAYFGSGAKRLDIAQIMTINSDVIVSRAANRIFSGGSPLSFLEKPPEETSDKLVLARAAERDSATYVESKGGSGIFGGIRSIFSISDGGVLPVKIPAGFRPISVSRYGPSNMTKSLRDLSWTLRYVTYAIVAGDPNILVVNIRGLREVIENACSIAATLVAMQEMRNASIAYVSGDEEAREIVAQYFNIAIAELEASTPSDKVRQTAASDRQGLQLPQSYFNAAERRQKFVMKPGLSAGEKQAAVKAAYRQIFERDITRAYSQSNSYLESQVKNGDISMKEFVRRLAKSPLYRKQFFEPFINSRALELAFRHVLGRGPSSREEVQKYFSIVSSGGLSALIDALVDSQEYADYFGEETVPYLRGLGQEAQECRNWGMQQDLFNYSAPFRKVPQFITTFAKYEQPLPDQHVYGAGNDPLEIQFGAIFPKETRNPNTSPAPFSKDTRRILINQGPAINSQISNPGARGAAPGTLGPKVFKLDQLPGGGKQKGTSVKFSENSTQAVINGCYLQVFGRMPYEGQRDKVAEIRLENGNITVREFVKLLAKSDAFRKTYWQPYYVVKAIEYIHRRLLGRPTYGRQEMNMYFDICAKKGLYALIDAIVDSTEYSESFGEDTVPYERYLTAAGAKMRSLRSGRPAIDTTYNVRQTEEVTPRYVQLGTVSENRTEPDIQMRIAQGVSTKRQQTKTFKLIDRGNKVELKNAIAAAYRQIFERDIPPFTTSSTQFSALESKLSNGEITVKEFIEGLGCSELYIKQFYAPFPNTKVIELGTKHFLGRAPLNQKEIQTYNQILATQGIRAFISAMVNSMEYLQVFGEDTVPYRRFPTLPAANFPNTERLYNKLTKQDKELVVPSFKPVKSGL from the coding sequence ATGAGTGTCAAGGCAAGTGGTGGAAGTTCGGTTGCCCGCCCCCAACTATATCAGACGGTAGCGCTCTCAACGATTTCTCAGGCAGAACAGCAAGATCGCTTCCCCGATCCCGGGGAACTCGGTCAACTGAACGCCTATTTCGGTTCGGGAGCAAAACGGCTTGATATTGCTCAAATCATGACGATTAATTCAGACGTAATCGTTTCTCGCGCTGCTAACCGGATTTTTTCCGGAGGTTCGCCGTTATCCTTCCTCGAAAAACCGCCCGAAGAAACCAGCGACAAGCTCGTTTTGGCTAGAGCAGCCGAGCGCGACTCGGCGACTTACGTCGAAAGCAAAGGGGGTTCTGGGATTTTTGGAGGCATCCGTTCGATTTTTTCAATCTCGGATGGTGGCGTTTTACCCGTAAAGATTCCGGCAGGTTTCCGACCGATTAGCGTTTCGCGCTACGGCCCGAGCAATATGACCAAATCCCTGCGCGATTTATCGTGGACATTGCGATATGTCACTTACGCAATTGTTGCAGGCGACCCGAATATTTTGGTCGTTAATATTCGCGGACTGCGCGAAGTCATCGAAAATGCCTGCTCGATCGCAGCGACATTAGTCGCTATGCAGGAAATGCGCAACGCGAGCATCGCCTATGTCAGCGGCGATGAAGAAGCCCGAGAGATCGTCGCTCAATACTTCAATATCGCGATCGCCGAACTGGAAGCCTCAACCCCTTCCGACAAAGTGCGTCAAACCGCCGCCAGCGATCGCCAAGGCTTACAACTGCCCCAAAGCTACTTTAACGCAGCAGAACGGCGGCAGAAGTTTGTGATGAAACCAGGACTCTCTGCGGGAGAAAAACAAGCCGCTGTCAAAGCTGCCTATCGGCAAATTTTCGAGCGCGATATCACGCGCGCTTACAGTCAGTCGAATTCCTACCTCGAGTCGCAAGTCAAAAACGGCGACATCTCGATGAAAGAATTCGTGCGCCGTCTGGCAAAATCCCCCCTATATCGCAAACAATTTTTTGAACCTTTTATTAACAGCCGTGCTTTGGAATTGGCCTTCCGTCATGTCCTCGGTCGCGGTCCGAGTTCTCGCGAAGAAGTCCAAAAATACTTCTCTATCGTTTCTAGCGGCGGTCTGTCAGCCCTGATCGATGCCTTAGTCGATTCTCAGGAATATGCAGACTACTTCGGCGAAGAAACCGTACCTTACCTGCGCGGTTTGGGTCAAGAAGCGCAAGAATGCCGCAACTGGGGAATGCAGCAAGACCTGTTTAACTACAGCGCGCCGTTCCGCAAAGTTCCTCAATTTATTACGACCTTTGCCAAGTACGAGCAGCCCCTTCCCGACCAGCACGTTTACGGTGCGGGCAACGATCCGCTCGAAATTCAATTCGGCGCGATCTTCCCGAAAGAAACCCGCAATCCCAATACCAGCCCAGCGCCTTTTAGCAAGGACACCCGCCGCATCCTCATCAATCAAGGACCGGCCATCAACAGCCAGATTAGCAATCCAGGAGCGCGCGGTGCGGCCCCCGGAACGCTCGGCCCGAAAGTGTTCAAGCTCGACCAACTTCCGGGAGGCGGCAAGCAGAAGGGAACGAGTGTCAAATTCTCGGAAAATTCGACCCAAGCCGTTATTAATGGCTGTTATCTGCAAGTCTTCGGCCGTATGCCTTACGAAGGTCAGCGAGATAAAGTCGCAGAAATTCGGCTCGAAAATGGCAATATTACGGTGCGCGAGTTCGTCAAATTGTTGGCGAAGTCGGATGCGTTCCGCAAGACTTATTGGCAACCGTACTACGTGGTGAAAGCGATTGAATATATCCATCGCCGCCTCTTAGGTCGTCCGACCTACGGCCGCCAAGAGATGAATATGTACTTCGATATCTGTGCGAAGAAGGGGCTGTATGCCTTGATCGATGCCATTGTCGATAGTACAGAGTATTCCGAGTCTTTTGGGGAAGATACGGTACCTTACGAACGCTATCTGACGGCGGCGGGCGCGAAGATGCGATCGCTGCGCTCGGGTCGTCCGGCGATCGATACGACCTATAACGTTCGTCAGACCGAAGAAGTTACGCCGCGCTACGTTCAGTTGGGAACGGTATCGGAAAATCGCACCGAACCCGATATTCAAATGCGGATCGCTCAAGGAGTTTCGACCAAGCGCCAACAAACCAAGACGTTCAAACTGATCGATCGCGGTAACAAAGTCGAACTCAAAAACGCGATCGCGGCAGCTTACCGTCAAATCTTCGAGCGCGACATTCCGCCCTTCACCACCTCCTCGACGCAATTCAGCGCCTTAGAGAGCAAACTCAGCAACGGCGAAATTACCGTTAAAGAGTTTATTGAGGGCTTGGGATGTTCGGAGTTATACATCAAGCAGTTCTACGCCCCGTTCCCCAACACGAAGGTCATCGAATTGGGAACGAAGCACTTCTTGGGGCGCGCGCCGCTCAACCAAAAGGAAATTCAAACCTACAACCAAATTCTTGCCACTCAAGGCATTCGCGCCTTTATCTCGGCAATGGTTAACAGTATGGAATACCTGCAAGTGTTCGGCGAAGATACGGTTCCCTACCGTCGCTTCCCGACCCTACCGGCGGCGAACTTCCCCAATACCGAACGGCTGTATAACAAGCTCACCAAGCAAGATAAGGAACTGGTCGTTCCCAGTTTCAAGCCCGTTAAAAGCGGTCTGTAG
- a CDS encoding copper resistance protein B, with translation MRVSAIAIAISISLVSFPPGANAEPESPVLSAPTAQQNLPYPPPLDPTLPPLPEIHPHPEPMYGALTVEQLEYRLNEGHDTFNWEAEGWYGGDYRRLRLKTEGEVELSGDGGELEVQLLYSQLVSPFWEVQGGLRYDREFGQNVERDRFFGAIGIQGLAPYFVETEATLFVSEAGDVSARFKAERDFLISQRLILQPEIELNLAAPSVENFGVGSGLNDVDLGLRLRYEITREFAPYVGVNWTHKFGQTADFARREGKQVDNWAVVGGVRLLF, from the coding sequence ATGAGAGTTAGCGCGATCGCCATTGCCATCAGTATAAGCCTTGTTTCGTTTCCCCCAGGAGCGAACGCAGAACCAGAATCCCCCGTACTGTCTGCCCCCACCGCCCAACAAAATCTTCCCTACCCCCCTCCCCTCGACCCAACCTTACCCCCCCTACCCGAAATTCACCCCCATCCCGAACCGATGTATGGGGCGTTGACGGTCGAGCAGCTAGAATATCGTCTCAATGAGGGTCACGATACTTTCAACTGGGAAGCCGAAGGCTGGTACGGGGGCGACTATCGGCGCTTGCGGCTCAAAACCGAGGGCGAAGTCGAGCTTAGCGGCGATGGGGGCGAGTTAGAGGTTCAGCTTCTTTATTCGCAACTGGTGTCTCCGTTTTGGGAAGTACAAGGGGGATTGCGTTACGATCGCGAGTTCGGGCAGAATGTAGAGCGCGATCGCTTTTTCGGCGCGATCGGCATTCAAGGACTAGCTCCCTACTTCGTTGAAACCGAAGCAACCCTTTTTGTCAGCGAAGCCGGAGATGTATCGGCAAGATTTAAAGCCGAACGAGACTTTTTAATCTCCCAACGCTTAATTTTACAGCCCGAAATCGAACTCAATCTTGCTGCCCCATCGGTTGAAAATTTTGGAGTCGGTTCGGGGTTAAATGATGTGGATTTGGGGTTGAGATTGCGTTATGAAATAACCCGCGAGTTTGCGCCTTACGTTGGAGTCAATTGGACGCATAAATTCGGTCAGACCGCAGATTTTGCCCGTCGCGAGGGCAAACAGGTCGATAATTGGGCGGTCGTCGGCGGCGTGCGCCTCTTGTTTTAA
- the apcB gene encoding allophycocyanin subunit beta: MQDAITAVINTADVQGKYLDSSAMEKLKGYFKTGELRVRAATTISANAATIVKEAVAKSLLYTDTTRPGGNMYTTRRYAACIRDLDYYLRYATYAMLAGDPSILDERVLNGLKETYNSLGVPIGTTVQAIQSIKEATAALVGPDAGKEMGVYLDYISSGLS; encoded by the coding sequence ATGCAAGACGCAATTACTGCTGTTATCAACACTGCTGATGTCCAAGGCAAGTACTTGGATAGCTCGGCAATGGAAAAGCTCAAAGGTTACTTCAAGACGGGCGAACTGCGCGTTCGTGCTGCTACCACCATCAGCGCCAACGCAGCCACCATCGTTAAAGAAGCTGTAGCAAAGTCTTTGCTCTACACCGATACCACCCGTCCCGGCGGTAATATGTACACCACACGTCGTTATGCAGCTTGCATCCGCGACTTGGATTACTACTTGCGCTATGCAACCTACGCAATGCTTGCTGGCGATCCTTCCATCCTCGACGAGCGCGTTCTCAATGGTTTGAAAGAAACCTACAACTCCCTCGGCGTTCCCATCGGCACCACGGTTCAAGCGATTCAATCGATCAAAGAAGCGACCGCTGCTCTCGTCGGTCCTGATGCTGGTAAGGAAATGGGCGTTTACTTAGACTACATTAGCTCTGGCTTGAGCTAG
- a CDS encoding glycosyltransferase has protein sequence MILAHRYADPVGIATLLVLFLLISGSIVFYLACAIAMRQFFDSSTQSQEMLAKDLPPVSLMIPACGLDAGAWENWSSLCQQDYPHYEILFGVVDGKDPAVPILEKLVATYPDRARLFVNLEPRGANHKDSILSYLLPEAQYEWIIFADSDIRVSSDYLRTVTAPLATPGVGMVTCAFVGREPQSLGAAMAAFGRGFDFIPSLLLARILDGGLNCAVGTTLATSKTTLAKCGGLHLNRIGSDYNLGKRVARSGDRVELSHYVLESDTGTETVGDVFTRELRWARTIRFNRGPQYYTMIFCYGTVFCVPLLLIAKFAPWAIALSALTWTVRYLQVFIALSHLKAPKLAGWLWALPLREVLSLTIWIKGAYGDRAFWRGRWLKIEGDGIISEQFAEAE, from the coding sequence ATGATTCTCGCGCACCGCTACGCGGATCCCGTCGGGATCGCCACCTTACTGGTTCTTTTTCTCCTCATTAGCGGTTCCATCGTCTTTTACCTCGCCTGCGCGATCGCGATGCGTCAGTTTTTTGACTCCTCTACCCAGAGTCAAGAGATGCTCGCCAAAGACCTGCCGCCCGTTTCGCTGATGATTCCCGCCTGCGGACTCGACGCGGGAGCGTGGGAGAATTGGTCGTCTTTGTGCCAGCAGGATTATCCCCATTACGAAATCCTTTTCGGCGTTGTGGATGGGAAAGATCCAGCCGTTCCTATTCTTGAAAAGCTGGTCGCAACTTATCCCGATCGCGCCCGCCTCTTTGTCAATCTAGAACCGCGCGGAGCCAACCATAAAGATAGTATCCTCAGTTACCTCTTGCCGGAAGCCCAGTACGAGTGGATTATCTTTGCTGACAGCGATATTCGCGTTAGTAGCGACTATCTTCGCACCGTCACCGCACCACTCGCCACTCCCGGCGTGGGGATGGTGACTTGTGCTTTTGTCGGACGCGAACCGCAATCTCTCGGTGCGGCAATGGCGGCTTTTGGGCGCGGTTTTGACTTCATTCCCAGCTTGTTGCTAGCGCGTATCTTAGACGGCGGTTTAAATTGTGCGGTGGGAACCACTCTGGCGACAAGCAAAACAACTTTAGCGAAGTGCGGCGGACTGCACCTCAATCGGATTGGTTCGGATTATAACTTGGGCAAGCGTGTTGCTCGCAGCGGCGATCGCGTCGAACTTTCCCATTACGTTCTCGAATCGGATACCGGCACTGAAACGGTTGGCGATGTCTTCACCCGAGAACTGCGCTGGGCGAGGACGATTCGCTTTAATCGCGGCCCGCAATACTATACGATGATCTTTTGCTACGGTACGGTATTTTGCGTTCCGCTGCTCCTCATCGCCAAGTTTGCACCTTGGGCGATCGCGCTTTCGGCACTCACCTGGACTGTTCGTTACCTTCAAGTTTTTATCGCCCTCTCTCACTTGAAAGCCCCTAAGCTCGCCGGATGGTTGTGGGCTTTACCCTTACGCGAAGTTTTAAGCTTGACAATTTGGATAAAAGGTGCATACGGCGATCGCGCTTTTTGGCGGGGACGTTGGTTAAAAATTGAAGGCGATGGCATTATTAGCGAACAGTTCGCCGAGGCAGAATAG
- a CDS encoding phycobilisome linker polypeptide: MRMFKVTACVPSQTRIRTQRELQNTYFTKLVPFDNWFREQQRIMKMGGKIVKVELATGKQGINTGLV; this comes from the coding sequence ATGCGAATGTTTAAAGTGACTGCTTGCGTTCCCAGCCAAACTCGAATTCGGACGCAGAGAGAACTTCAAAATACTTATTTTACTAAGTTGGTTCCCTTTGATAACTGGTTCCGCGAACAGCAGCGAATCATGAAAATGGGCGGCAAAATTGTTAAAGTCGAACTCGCAACCGGGAAGCAGGGAATTAATACCGGACTTGTCTAA
- a CDS encoding allophycocyanin: MSIVTKSIVNADAEARYLSPGELDRIKAFVSSGESRLRIAETLTGGRERIVKEAGDRLFQKRPDVVSPGGNAYGEEMTASCLRDLDYYLRLITYGIVAGDATPIEEIGLVGAKEMYKSLGTSLDAMAEGVREMKNAATGMMSGADASEAAAYFDFVIGGLL; encoded by the coding sequence ATGAGTATTGTCACGAAATCCATCGTGAATGCAGATGCAGAGGCTCGTTACCTCAGCCCCGGCGAACTCGATAGAATCAAAGCTTTTGTCAGCAGCGGTGAAAGCCGTCTTCGCATTGCTGAAACCTTAACCGGCGGTCGCGAACGCATCGTTAAAGAAGCAGGCGATCGCCTCTTCCAAAAGCGTCCGGATGTCGTATCCCCCGGCGGTAACGCTTACGGCGAAGAAATGACCGCTAGCTGCCTGCGCGACCTCGACTATTACCTGCGTCTGATCACCTACGGAATCGTTGCTGGCGATGCTACTCCGATTGAAGAAATCGGCTTGGTCGGTGCAAAAGAAATGTACAAATCTCTGGGAACCTCCCTCGACGCGATGGCTGAAGGCGTTCGCGAAATGAAAAATGCAGCAACCGGCATGATGTCCGGAGCCGATGCTAGCGAAGCGGCAGCTTACTTCGACTTCGTAATCGGTGGGTTGCTCTAG